One Vigna unguiculata cultivar IT97K-499-35 chromosome 7, ASM411807v1, whole genome shotgun sequence genomic region harbors:
- the LOC114190183 gene encoding uncharacterized protein LOC114190183, which translates to MNTLGSELRTSGCESGWTLYLEHSFLNQNASSHRGGTEGFCEEEQEHKDKRFKDEDSGEEDLSMLSDASSGPPLFPHYDSYFKEDLNGCFYSASEAVKLAKTSKKKQKVKENQHLEDQHLTFLHDTASSPVFDFSTDNVTRGNQQTSVGSVVDYSQGFSATYFMGRSSFQEEHFGFLQSENEVEGNKWYGGKRMGIR; encoded by the exons ATGAACACACTTGGTTCAGAACTACGCACCAGTGGGTGTGAGTCTGGTTGGACTCTATACCTGGAACACTCTTTCCTTAACCAGAATGCTTCTTCACATCGGGGTGGAACTGAGGGGTTCTGTGAAGAGGAACAAGAACACAAGGACAAAAGATTCAAAGATGAGGACTCTGGGGAGGAGGATTTGTCCATGCTTTCTGATGCTTCTTCTGGACCTCCTCTTTTTCCACACTACGACTCTTACTTCAAAGAAGATCTCAATGGCTGCTTCTATTCTGCTTCCGAGGCAGTGAAGCTGGCCAAGACTAGTAAAAAGAAGCAGAAAGTTAAGGAAAATCAACACCTTGAGGATCAGCATCTCACTTTTCTTCACGACACCGCTAGCTCTCCTGTCTTTGACTTTTCCACT GACAATGTTACAAGGGGCAACCAACAGACATCTGTAGGGAGTGTGGTTGATTATTCACAAGGTTTTTCGGCAACTTATTTTATG GGAAGATCGTCATTCCAAGAAGAACACTTCGGTTTCTTACAATCAGAAAACGAAGTCGAAGGCAACAA ATGGTATGGAGGAAAAAGGATGGGAATAAggtga